A window of Mucilaginibacter sp. PAMC 26640 contains these coding sequences:
- a CDS encoding TonB-dependent receptor: protein MKIILHPYLKRLSIFLLILTCSLYSLTVKADDDEGNNGKITGFVKTADGKAASFVTVTLKGVNKTTMTIDDGSYLFNNIKPGNYILKISFTGAKSDEQSVTVTANHITTANFTLADDANSLNEVTVSSTKTINRKNLSIGKMAVAPIDLPQSVSVIGRDVLDQQQALRLSDVIKNVNGVYLYSARGNTQETFAARGYNFSSTNMFKNGFRVNSGAMPEISSLERVEILKGSAALLYGNVAPGGVLNMITKKPKFEQGGQVSMTYGSYELFKPTVDIYGPISSKLAYRLNGTYENSKSFRDVVKNERIYVNPSLLYKATDKTTIIVEGDHLDYDFTPDFGTGQVNNIIANVPRNRYLSPRWSTGKTKQSTATVTVNHQLNSLWQINGGVSYQYFDRQYQTTERVQPDASGDWSRPLNRTKTIEDYITGQINITGQFNTGPLKHNILAGMDADKYKNDNYTYVANINTVNGANQVVASGGVSSYLDADGTTKSSTYDKINIFDLGKYTARTDMPSMNPFYDIVTNTDRFGAYFNDLISLSEKVKVLAGIRWSYQYIAPTTVNSLSSYGAVASSKSKTDKAFSPRFGLVYKPQENTALFASYSNSFVVNTGVDINNNPVDPSIIGQYEVGVKNDFLNGNLSVNVTAYRILNNNLAQTAPFQADGVTPNTNTNIKVLSGETKSDGVELDIAGHPVRGLDLLAGYSYTNARYTKTSTVTGSVIAGQPLLNVPKHTANASAFYNFLDGSLKGFRAGVSVFYLGNRISGFLNTVGQSQTGSRLVYVPKFTTVDASIGYTYKKISIIGKISNIGDVLNWNVHENYSINPIAPRQFLTTLSYKF, encoded by the coding sequence ATGAAAATAATCCTACATCCCTATCTAAAACGATTAAGTATTTTTTTACTAATTCTTACTTGCTCTCTGTATAGCCTCACAGTGAAGGCCGATGACGACGAAGGTAACAATGGTAAAATAACCGGTTTTGTTAAAACGGCAGACGGTAAAGCTGCATCATTTGTAACCGTGACGCTAAAGGGCGTTAATAAAACAACCATGACCATAGATGATGGTTCGTACTTGTTTAACAACATTAAACCCGGTAACTACATCCTTAAAATTTCATTTACGGGAGCAAAATCTGATGAGCAAAGTGTTACCGTAACCGCTAACCATATTACAACCGCAAACTTTACCTTAGCAGACGATGCCAATAGTTTGAATGAAGTAACTGTTTCATCTACCAAAACCATCAACCGCAAAAACCTCAGCATTGGTAAAATGGCCGTTGCCCCTATTGATCTCCCGCAAAGCGTATCTGTTATTGGCCGCGACGTTTTGGATCAACAGCAAGCTTTGCGTTTAAGCGATGTAATTAAAAACGTTAACGGCGTTTACTTATACAGCGCACGTGGCAACACACAGGAAACCTTTGCTGCGCGGGGCTATAACTTCTCCAGTACCAACATGTTCAAAAATGGCTTCAGAGTAAATTCCGGGGCAATGCCAGAGATCAGCTCATTAGAGCGGGTTGAAATTTTAAAGGGCAGTGCGGCTTTGCTATATGGTAATGTTGCGCCTGGCGGAGTTCTTAATATGATTACTAAAAAGCCGAAATTTGAACAAGGCGGCCAGGTTTCTATGACCTATGGCAGTTATGAACTTTTTAAACCCACTGTAGACATTTACGGACCAATAAGTTCAAAACTAGCTTACCGGTTAAATGGTACATACGAAAATTCAAAAAGTTTCCGGGATGTGGTCAAGAACGAACGGATTTATGTCAACCCTTCGCTCCTATACAAAGCAACCGATAAAACAACCATCATTGTTGAAGGCGACCACCTGGATTATGACTTCACTCCCGATTTCGGCACTGGCCAGGTGAATAACATCATTGCTAACGTTCCCCGTAACCGATACCTTAGTCCGCGGTGGTCTACCGGTAAAACAAAGCAGTCTACGGCTACCGTAACCGTAAATCATCAGCTAAACAGTTTGTGGCAAATAAATGGCGGGGTTTCCTACCAATACTTCGACAGGCAGTATCAAACAACAGAACGCGTACAACCTGATGCCAGCGGCGATTGGTCGCGCCCGTTAAACCGTACTAAAACTATCGAGGACTATATTACTGGCCAGATCAACATAACCGGCCAGTTTAATACAGGCCCTCTTAAACATAATATATTAGCAGGTATGGATGCTGATAAATACAAGAACGACAACTATACATACGTTGCTAATATCAATACGGTGAACGGCGCAAATCAAGTTGTTGCATCAGGCGGTGTATCCAGCTATCTGGATGCCGATGGAACAACTAAAAGCTCCACGTATGATAAAATAAATATTTTCGACCTAGGCAAGTATACCGCCCGTACTGATATGCCATCCATGAATCCGTTTTATGACATTGTTACCAACACTGATCGTTTCGGGGCATATTTCAATGACCTCATCAGCCTATCCGAAAAAGTAAAGGTATTGGCGGGCATCCGCTGGTCTTATCAGTACATTGCGCCAACAACTGTTAATTCACTTTCAAGTTACGGTGCAGTTGCGTCCTCAAAAAGTAAGACAGATAAAGCGTTTTCACCCCGGTTTGGGTTGGTGTACAAACCACAAGAAAATACTGCACTATTTGCCAGTTACTCCAACTCCTTCGTAGTTAATACAGGTGTTGATATCAACAACAACCCTGTAGATCCGTCGATCATCGGGCAGTATGAAGTCGGTGTGAAGAATGACTTCTTGAACGGTAATTTATCTGTCAATGTAACCGCCTACCGAATTTTAAACAACAACCTGGCGCAAACGGCTCCTTTCCAGGCAGATGGGGTAACACCAAACACCAACACCAATATTAAAGTGCTCAGCGGCGAGACCAAAAGCGACGGAGTAGAATTAGATATTGCCGGGCACCCGGTAAGGGGCCTTGATCTGTTAGCCGGTTACAGTTATACTAATGCACGTTATACCAAAACATCAACTGTTACGGGCAGTGTTATAGCTGGCCAGCCGCTACTCAACGTACCCAAACATACCGCCAACGCCAGCGCATTTTACAACTTTTTAGATGGCAGCCTGAAAGGTTTCAGAGCCGGTGTTTCGGTATTTTACCTGGGTAACCGTATTTCTGGCTTCTTGAATACTGTGGGCCAATCACAAACCGGATCAAGACTCGTTTATGTTCCAAAATTTACTACAGTAGATGCCTCTATTGGCTATACGTATAAGAAAATCTCCATCATCGGTAAAATATCAAACATAGGTGATGTTCTTAATTGGAATGTGCACGAAAATTATAGCATTAACCCAATTGCACCGCGACAGTTTTTAACTACATTGAGCTATAAATTTTAA